Proteins encoded in a region of the Paenibacillus sp. E222 genome:
- a CDS encoding thiamine pyrophosphate-dependent dehydrogenase E1 component subunit alpha has product MSSKGTADAVHRHEQLGLSDGEVLDMYKYMLLARKFDERCLLLQRAGKINFHVSGVGQEAAQVGAAFGLHRDHDYYLPYYRDYGFVLAVGMTPRELMLSAFAKAEDPNSGGRQMPGHFGHKKLRIVTGSSPVTTQVPHAVGFALAAKMKKQEFVSFVTFGEGSSNQGDFHEGANFAGVHKLPVIIMCENNQYAISVPIHKQLSGKISDRALGYGFPGLRVDGNDALEVYGAVKEARRRAIAGEGPTLIEAMMYRLSPHSTSDNDLAYRSKEEVEENWKKDGVLRMKNYLIDCGIWDEARDADLASQLALEMKEATEYADNAPYPKPEDTLTHVYADSEEGGR; this is encoded by the coding sequence ATGAGTTCAAAAGGTACTGCAGACGCGGTCCATCGGCATGAACAGCTGGGACTTAGCGATGGTGAAGTATTGGATATGTATAAATACATGCTGCTCGCACGCAAGTTTGACGAGCGCTGCTTGCTCTTACAGCGGGCCGGCAAAATTAACTTTCACGTATCCGGTGTAGGACAGGAAGCTGCGCAAGTAGGCGCTGCATTTGGTCTCCACCGGGATCACGATTATTATTTACCGTATTATCGCGATTATGGCTTTGTACTGGCGGTCGGCATGACTCCACGTGAGCTGATGCTGTCTGCTTTTGCGAAGGCGGAAGATCCGAATAGTGGCGGACGGCAAATGCCGGGTCACTTTGGTCACAAAAAGCTGCGGATTGTAACGGGCTCCAGCCCGGTTACCACACAGGTTCCGCACGCTGTAGGGTTTGCACTGGCTGCCAAAATGAAGAAGCAAGAATTCGTTTCTTTTGTAACTTTTGGCGAAGGGTCGAGCAATCAGGGCGATTTCCACGAAGGTGCCAATTTCGCAGGTGTTCATAAACTTCCTGTGATCATTATGTGTGAGAACAATCAGTATGCCATCTCGGTGCCAATCCACAAGCAGCTGAGTGGTAAAATATCGGATCGTGCACTTGGGTACGGGTTCCCCGGACTTCGTGTGGACGGAAACGATGCGCTGGAAGTATACGGTGCAGTCAAAGAAGCTCGCCGCCGCGCAATCGCTGGTGAAGGACCTACGCTTATTGAAGCAATGATGTATCGTTTGTCTCCACACTCTACTTCCGACAATGATCTGGCATACCGGAGCAAGGAAGAGGTTGAAGAGAACTGGAAGAAGGACGGGGTCCTTCGTATGAAGAATTATCTGATTGATTGCGGCATCTGGGATGAAGCCCGGGATGCGGATCTGGCTTCCCAGCTTGCGCTGGAAATGAAAGAAGCGACTGAATACGCAGACAACGCGCCATATCCGAAACCTGAGGACACTCTGACGCACGTTTATGCGGACAGCGAAGAAGGGGGACGGTAA
- a CDS encoding alpha-ketoacid dehydrogenase subunit beta, translated as MAVMEYIDAIRLAMKEEMERDENVFILGEDVGLKGGVFTTTKGLQDQFGEMRVMDTPLSESAIAGVAIGAAMYGMKPIAEMQYSDFMLPATNQIISEAAKIRYRSNNDWSCPIVIRAPIGGGIFGGLYHSQCPESIFFGTPGLKIIAPYSAYDAKGLLKAAIRDPDPVLFFENKKCYKLIKEDVPEDDYIVPIGKANVLREGADITVIGYSQPLHFVMQAAEELEREEGITAHVLDLRTLQPLDREAIIASARLTGKVLIVHEDNKTGGVGAEVAAIISEECLFELDAPIQRLCGPDVPAMPISPTLEKFYMLSKDKAKEAMRTLAEY; from the coding sequence ATGGCGGTTATGGAATATATTGATGCAATCCGTCTCGCGATGAAAGAAGAGATGGAACGGGATGAAAATGTTTTTATCCTTGGTGAAGATGTCGGACTCAAAGGCGGCGTGTTTACTACAACCAAAGGATTACAGGATCAGTTCGGCGAAATGCGTGTCATGGACACACCTTTGTCCGAATCAGCCATTGCAGGTGTAGCCATTGGCGCTGCGATGTACGGTATGAAACCTATTGCCGAGATGCAATATTCGGATTTCATGCTGCCTGCAACGAATCAGATTATTAGTGAAGCGGCCAAAATTCGCTATCGCTCCAACAATGACTGGAGTTGCCCGATTGTTATTCGTGCGCCGATTGGCGGCGGTATTTTTGGTGGGCTGTATCACTCCCAATGTCCTGAATCGATCTTTTTTGGCACACCAGGTCTGAAAATTATTGCTCCATACTCGGCATACGATGCAAAGGGACTGCTCAAAGCAGCGATTCGCGACCCGGACCCGGTTCTCTTTTTTGAAAATAAAAAATGCTACAAGCTGATCAAGGAAGATGTGCCGGAAGATGATTACATCGTTCCAATCGGTAAAGCCAACGTGCTTCGTGAAGGAGCAGATATTACGGTTATCGGTTATAGCCAGCCACTTCATTTTGTCATGCAGGCTGCCGAGGAGCTGGAGCGTGAGGAAGGCATTACTGCCCACGTACTGGATTTGCGCACATTGCAACCACTTGATCGCGAAGCCATCATTGCATCCGCTCGTCTGACAGGTAAGGTGCTGATCGTGCATGAAGATAATAAAACCGGTGGTGTAGGAGCCGAAGTTGCAGCTATCATCAGTGAAGAATGTCTGTTCGAACTGGATGCTCCAATTCAGCGTCTCTGCGGACCGGATGTACCGGCAATGCCGATTAGCCCAACATTGGAGAAATTCTATATGCTGAGCAAGGATAAAGCCAAGGAAGCGATGCGTACACTCGCCGAGTATTAA
- a CDS encoding dihydrolipoamide acetyltransferase family protein gives MSMKWIEVIMPQLAESLVSATIAKWLKKPGDRVEQYEPICEVITDKVNAEIPSTVDGIMGDLLVEEGTTIAVGEAICRMQVAASDAEAAEQVTQDSQQQNGDHVHVQQRANYAPASDAASTTSHDPNQPMRNRYSPAVQSLAAEYGLNLQSIQGTGAGGRITRKDVLAVIAQGGNAGAASAQSSPEAGQQVSSGVPSGSPFSGLNRGNADLGASAGETVPAADAGVPVRHSGIHLTESPKIPQIEVEGGGQGRSEYFIDVTPVRNAIARNMRQSVSEIPHAWTMIEVDVTNLVMLRNKLKDEFKRKEGINLTYLSFMMKGVVNAIKDYPIMNSVWAVDKIIVKRDINLSMAVGTEDSVLTPVIKHADQRNIAGLAREIDELARKTREGTLKLDHMQGGTFTVNNTGSFGSILSQPIINYPQAAILTFESIVKKPVVINDMIAVRSMANLCLSLDHRILDGVICGRFLQRVKENLEGYTMESNVY, from the coding sequence ATGAGTATGAAATGGATCGAGGTCATTATGCCGCAGCTGGCGGAATCGCTGGTCTCGGCTACCATTGCCAAATGGTTGAAAAAACCGGGTGACCGGGTTGAACAATACGAACCGATCTGTGAAGTGATTACGGATAAAGTCAACGCAGAGATTCCATCAACCGTTGATGGAATTATGGGTGACCTGTTGGTCGAAGAAGGTACGACCATTGCAGTTGGTGAAGCCATCTGCCGCATGCAGGTAGCTGCTTCTGATGCGGAAGCAGCAGAGCAAGTCACACAAGATTCGCAGCAACAGAATGGTGATCATGTTCATGTTCAACAACGTGCGAATTACGCACCTGCTTCGGATGCAGCGAGTACAACAAGCCATGATCCCAATCAGCCGATGCGTAACCGCTATTCTCCTGCGGTTCAATCCCTTGCAGCTGAATATGGTCTGAACTTGCAGAGCATTCAGGGCACTGGAGCAGGTGGACGGATTACTCGTAAGGATGTACTGGCAGTCATTGCACAGGGGGGGAACGCGGGCGCAGCGTCTGCACAGTCTTCTCCTGAAGCAGGACAGCAGGTCTCTTCGGGAGTGCCTTCTGGTTCTCCTTTCAGCGGATTGAATCGGGGAAATGCAGACTTGGGCGCATCTGCCGGAGAAACCGTTCCAGCAGCCGACGCAGGCGTTCCTGTGAGACATTCCGGCATACATCTGACCGAAAGTCCGAAAATTCCACAAATCGAAGTAGAGGGCGGCGGACAGGGAAGATCCGAATACTTTATCGACGTCACTCCTGTTCGTAATGCCATTGCTCGTAATATGCGCCAAAGTGTATCGGAAATCCCGCACGCGTGGACGATGATCGAAGTGGACGTGACGAATCTGGTGATGCTGCGCAACAAACTCAAGGATGAGTTCAAGCGCAAGGAAGGCATCAACCTGACGTACTTGTCCTTCATGATGAAGGGGGTCGTTAATGCGATTAAAGACTACCCGATCATGAACTCGGTATGGGCTGTTGACAAAATTATTGTCAAACGGGATATCAACCTGTCGATGGCAGTGGGTACAGAAGACTCTGTACTGACACCTGTAATTAAACATGCAGATCAGCGCAACATCGCTGGCCTGGCTCGTGAAATTGATGAGCTTGCACGTAAGACTCGTGAAGGCACGTTGAAGCTGGACCACATGCAGGGCGGAACGTTCACGGTTAACAATACCGGATCATTTGGTTCGATTCTGTCACAACCTATCATTAACTACCCGCAGGCGGCGATTCTTACCTTTGAGTCGATCGTCAAGAAACCTGTGGTCATCAATGACATGATTGCTGTCCGTTCCATGGCGAACCTTTGTCTCTCCCTGGATCATCGGATTCTGGATGGAGTCATTTGCGGACGTTTCCTCCAACGTGTAAAAGAGAATCTTGAAGGATACACGATGGAATCGAACGTGTATTAA
- the lipB gene encoding lipoyl(octanoyl) transferase LipB — translation MSKPLDVVYIPMLDYEEAWNRQKAIVQQLDEGEGAEQMLLLQHPPTYTIGSQNHPEHLLLSEDELREQGISLFQIDRGGDITYHGPGQLVGYPLLVLGRDEALDLHGYLRRLEQVIIDYLADQGIEAGRKEAYTGVWIGDLKIAAIGVKFNRCKHWRGFVTSHGFAFNITSGIQDAGFQGIVPCGIEQYGVTSLEDITGKTYTVEQVAQDIVPYFNRIFPYEITWITEKEALPRL, via the coding sequence ATGAGCAAGCCGCTGGATGTGGTGTACATACCGATGCTTGATTATGAAGAGGCTTGGAACCGCCAGAAAGCGATTGTGCAGCAACTGGATGAGGGAGAAGGCGCGGAACAGATGCTGCTGCTCCAGCATCCGCCAACGTATACGATCGGTTCACAGAACCACCCGGAGCACCTGCTTCTCAGTGAAGATGAGCTGCGGGAGCAAGGCATCTCCTTGTTTCAAATTGACCGTGGCGGTGATATTACGTATCATGGCCCTGGGCAGTTGGTAGGTTACCCGTTACTTGTTCTTGGGCGGGATGAAGCCTTGGATTTACACGGCTATTTACGTCGCCTAGAGCAGGTGATTATTGATTACCTGGCTGATCAGGGTATCGAAGCGGGACGCAAAGAGGCGTACACAGGAGTGTGGATCGGAGATTTGAAAATTGCCGCCATCGGCGTAAAGTTCAATCGGTGTAAACATTGGCGCGGCTTCGTGACGAGTCACGGATTTGCTTTTAATATTACCTCGGGGATTCAGGACGCAGGCTTTCAGGGGATTGTACCTTGCGGGATTGAGCAGTATGGTGTGACCTCATTGGAGGATATTACAGGCAAGACCTATACTGTAGAGCAGGTTGCGCAGGATATCGTTCCATACTTTAACCGTATTTTCCCGTATGAGATTACCTGGATTACAGAAAAAGAAGCCCTTCCCCGTCTGTAA
- the prli42 gene encoding stressosome-associated protein Prli42, translating into MQKKKWFRIIIYLMLLAMIGSTLFIALEPLLFG; encoded by the coding sequence ATGCAAAAAAAGAAATGGTTCCGCATCATTATCTATCTCATGCTGCTCGCCATGATTGGGTCCACCCTTTTCATTGCGCTCGAACCTTTATTGTTCGGATAG
- a CDS encoding M20/M25/M40 family metallo-hydrolase yields the protein MIKQQRVIDHFMELVQIDSETTHEQNISKVLKEQFTQLGLSVYEDDTMEKTGHGACNLVVTWEAENTEEAAPIFFTCHMDTVTPGQGIKPELGEDGWIRSDGTTILGADDKAGIAALFEAIRAIQENNIPHGKIQFVITVGEESGLVGARAMNPNDIEAEFGYALDSNGAVGTICVAAPARAEIQMNIYGKSAHAGVNPEDGISAIQVAAKAIAAMKLGRIDDETTANIGKFQGGSALNVVCDFVQIEAEARSIVQEKVELQVAQMREALETTCRKYGATAEFRSEILYPAFGFHDEHEVVQLAQRAIRSLGLETSTFASGGGSDANIFNGFNIPTVNLAVGYEDIHTTKERIRAEDIVKLSKVVVAIIQETAASKK from the coding sequence ATGATAAAACAGCAACGTGTTATTGATCATTTTATGGAACTGGTGCAGATTGATAGTGAAACAACCCATGAACAAAATATATCAAAAGTGTTAAAAGAACAGTTTACTCAACTGGGCCTCAGTGTATATGAGGACGACACCATGGAGAAAACTGGACATGGCGCTTGTAATCTCGTGGTTACCTGGGAAGCCGAGAATACTGAAGAAGCAGCACCAATCTTTTTCACATGTCATATGGATACCGTAACGCCTGGACAAGGAATTAAACCTGAGCTGGGTGAAGACGGCTGGATTCGCAGTGATGGCACGACGATTCTGGGTGCAGATGACAAGGCGGGGATTGCCGCTTTGTTTGAAGCGATTCGAGCTATTCAAGAGAACAACATACCTCATGGGAAAATTCAGTTTGTGATTACTGTTGGGGAAGAGTCGGGTCTGGTTGGTGCACGTGCCATGAATCCGAACGATATTGAAGCCGAGTTCGGTTACGCTCTGGATTCCAACGGAGCTGTGGGTACAATCTGTGTGGCAGCTCCGGCGAGAGCCGAAATTCAAATGAACATCTATGGGAAATCCGCACATGCGGGCGTAAATCCGGAAGACGGCATCAGTGCCATTCAAGTGGCGGCCAAAGCAATTGCGGCGATGAAGCTGGGACGGATTGATGATGAGACTACGGCGAACATTGGCAAATTCCAGGGCGGATCAGCACTGAACGTTGTTTGCGATTTTGTGCAGATTGAGGCCGAGGCACGCAGTATTGTGCAGGAGAAGGTAGAGCTTCAAGTGGCCCAGATGCGTGAAGCACTGGAAACGACATGCCGTAAATATGGTGCAACCGCTGAATTCCGCAGTGAGATTCTCTATCCTGCATTTGGCTTCCATGATGAACACGAGGTTGTTCAGCTTGCACAGCGTGCCATTCGGAGCCTGGGGCTGGAGACTAGCACGTTTGCATCCGGTGGTGGCAGTGATGCCAACATCTTCAATGGGTTCAACATACCTACGGTCAACCTGGCTGTAGGCTATGAGGACATCCATACGACGAAAGAACGCATCCGCGCCGAGGATATTGTGAAACTATCTAAAGTGGTTGTGGCTATTATTCAGGAAACGGCTGCAAGTAAAAAGTAA
- a CDS encoding Z-ring formation inhibitor MciZ, whose protein sequence is MNSYLTPQSVHVVGQARQVQLILKQWVREWGPDAKLVDMLAGRK, encoded by the coding sequence ATGAACAGTTATTTAACACCGCAATCCGTACACGTGGTCGGACAAGCCAGACAAGTCCAGCTCATACTCAAGCAATGGGTGCGTGAGTGGGGTCCAGATGCCAAATTAGTTGATATGCTCGCTGGACGTAAATGA
- a CDS encoding NUDIX domain-containing protein, whose translation MNPTNPKHPANPKLDEETISTKPIFEGKVISLQVDTVKLPNGQTATREIIRHPGAVAVLALNGDRMLVVDQYRQAMGRTEVEIPAGKLDPGEEPEVAAARELREETGYVAKSLRHLRSFYTSPGFADEIIHLYIAEELEAGDMALDEDEFLEVSEITIEEAYQLMDQNRISDAKTMMAVYAWDLYRTTGRF comes from the coding sequence ATGAACCCAACCAATCCTAAACATCCTGCCAATCCAAAACTGGACGAAGAGACGATATCGACAAAGCCCATCTTCGAGGGCAAAGTCATTTCCCTTCAGGTCGACACGGTCAAGCTGCCTAACGGTCAGACCGCTACCCGTGAGATCATCCGTCACCCTGGAGCGGTAGCTGTCCTCGCGCTGAATGGCGATCGTATGCTGGTCGTTGATCAGTATCGTCAGGCTATGGGACGTACCGAAGTCGAGATTCCGGCAGGCAAGCTGGACCCGGGAGAAGAACCTGAAGTGGCAGCAGCGCGTGAATTGCGCGAAGAGACTGGTTATGTAGCCAAATCACTGCGGCATTTGCGTTCGTTTTACACTTCGCCAGGATTCGCGGATGAGATCATTCATCTGTACATCGCCGAGGAGCTCGAAGCAGGAGACATGGCTTTGGACGAAGATGAATTTCTTGAAGTGTCCGAGATTACAATTGAAGAGGCTTATCAGTTGATGGATCAGAATCGGATCAGTGATGCCAAAACGATGATGGCAGTGTATGCATGGGATCTTTACAGAACGACAGGACGGTTTTAA
- a CDS encoding endonuclease Q family protein: MMNEQQTASAGWGPCYADLHIHIGRTSRGEAVKISGSRDLTFENIAREASDRKGIHLLGVIDCHSPVVQMDIEQLLENGTMSELEGGGIAYQDTTILLGTELELREPGMREFHMLAYFRDLKTMKSFTDWMKRYMKNVNLSSQRVYVPALEMQGEIKARGGLIVPAHAFTPHKGIYGSTAPRMADVLDTSLIDAVELGLSSDSSMASYIRELDQVPFLTNSDAHSLGKIGREYNQLQLEKPSFDEFNMALKGQAGRSITANYGLNPRLGKYHRTYCASCGSIMDEHAMSAERCPYCGSVKLVQGVLDRILAIADRESPQVPATRPAYHYQVPLEFIPGLGKAKLRQLLDRFGTEMNVLHRTSEDELAEVVGPVLAGLIVAARNGQLELSSGGGGTYGKVSSKE; the protein is encoded by the coding sequence ATGATGAATGAGCAGCAGACAGCGTCTGCAGGGTGGGGGCCTTGTTATGCTGACCTCCATATTCACATTGGGCGAACTTCGCGCGGTGAAGCTGTTAAAATCAGTGGCAGCCGTGATCTGACATTTGAGAACATTGCTAGAGAAGCCTCGGATCGCAAAGGAATCCACCTACTCGGCGTCATTGATTGCCACTCCCCGGTTGTGCAGATGGACATTGAACAGCTGCTTGAGAACGGCACGATGTCCGAGCTTGAGGGAGGAGGCATTGCGTATCAGGACACAACCATCCTGCTGGGTACGGAATTAGAACTGCGTGAGCCAGGAATGCGGGAGTTCCATATGCTGGCCTACTTCCGTGATCTGAAAACCATGAAGTCCTTCACGGACTGGATGAAACGTTATATGAAAAATGTGAACCTGAGCTCACAGCGGGTATATGTACCTGCGCTTGAGATGCAGGGCGAGATAAAGGCGCGTGGCGGGCTTATTGTGCCAGCGCATGCGTTTACCCCGCATAAAGGCATATATGGCAGCACAGCTCCTCGTATGGCTGATGTGCTGGATACGAGCCTGATCGATGCGGTTGAGCTTGGGCTAAGCTCCGATTCATCCATGGCCAGTTATATTCGGGAACTGGATCAAGTTCCTTTTCTAACGAACTCGGATGCTCATTCTCTGGGCAAGATTGGCCGGGAGTACAACCAGTTACAACTCGAGAAGCCTTCCTTTGACGAATTCAACATGGCACTTAAAGGACAAGCAGGCAGAAGCATTACGGCCAATTACGGTTTGAATCCAAGACTTGGAAAATACCACCGAACCTATTGTGCATCCTGTGGAAGCATTATGGACGAGCATGCGATGTCGGCAGAACGTTGTCCATATTGTGGCAGTGTGAAGCTTGTGCAGGGTGTACTCGATCGCATACTGGCAATCGCGGATCGGGAGAGTCCTCAGGTTCCCGCAACCCGACCTGCTTATCACTATCAGGTACCGCTCGAATTCATCCCGGGTTTGGGGAAAGCCAAACTGCGCCAGCTGCTGGATCGCTTTGGTACGGAAATGAACGTATTACATCGTACAAGCGAGGATGAACTTGCAGAGGTCGTTGGACCGGTTCTTGCAGGTCTTATCGTTGCTGCGCGGAATGGTCAACTTGAATTGTCATCTGGTGGTGGGGGCACTTACGGAAAGGTGTCCAGCAAGGAGTAG
- the spoIIM gene encoding stage II sporulation protein M, translating into MRSAYFTFKGQTSLYVFVAVLFLVGVIFGALMVNALSLEQRQDLEGYLGNFFMTVQHSGQVTETGTYWDIAMLHLKWVGLIFILGLSVIGLPGILVLDFLKGVLIGFTVGYLVGQYSWKGLLFALVSIAPHNLFVIPVLLICSVSAMTFSLYIIRNRVLMQRTPGRQKPFASYMVLTLVMAALLLGVASFETWVTPAMMRWVTPMLLPA; encoded by the coding sequence ATGCGTTCTGCCTACTTCACATTCAAAGGCCAAACCTCTTTATATGTATTCGTGGCTGTCTTGTTTCTGGTCGGTGTCATTTTTGGCGCCCTGATGGTCAATGCCCTATCTCTTGAACAGCGCCAGGATCTGGAGGGGTACCTCGGTAACTTCTTCATGACGGTACAGCACAGCGGACAGGTGACTGAGACCGGAACCTATTGGGACATTGCCATGCTTCACCTAAAGTGGGTGGGCCTGATCTTCATTCTGGGTTTATCGGTCATCGGCCTGCCGGGCATATTGGTTCTGGATTTTCTGAAAGGAGTGCTCATTGGTTTTACAGTGGGTTACCTTGTTGGACAGTATTCATGGAAAGGGCTGTTATTTGCCCTGGTTTCCATTGCGCCTCATAATTTATTCGTGATTCCGGTACTGCTCATTTGCAGTGTGTCGGCCATGACCTTTTCCTTATACATTATTCGGAACCGTGTGCTGATGCAGCGGACGCCAGGCCGTCAGAAGCCTTTTGCTTCATATATGGTGTTAACTCTCGTTATGGCAGCGCTGCTGTTAGGGGTTGCGTCATTTGAAACATGGGTTACACCTGCGATGATGCGCTGGGTCACACCGATGCTGCTACCGGCTTAG
- a CDS encoding Fur family transcriptional regulator, whose translation MEARIDKIKQQLQSQGYKLTPQREATVRVLLENEEDHLSAEDVFMLVKEKAPEIGLATVYRTLELLSELHVVEKINFGDGVARYDLRGDTSKHHHHHLICVQCGSMDEIREDWLGPLEERLEREFNFSVVDHRLDFHGICYRCKAKNDQKPKDEE comes from the coding sequence ATGGAAGCACGGATCGATAAAATTAAGCAGCAACTACAGTCCCAAGGATATAAATTAACGCCCCAGCGGGAAGCCACCGTAAGAGTACTTCTTGAGAATGAAGAAGATCATCTGAGCGCAGAAGACGTATTCATGCTCGTGAAAGAAAAGGCTCCCGAAATCGGTCTGGCAACCGTGTACCGTACCCTCGAACTGCTGAGTGAGCTGCATGTTGTAGAGAAAATCAACTTCGGCGACGGTGTAGCGCGTTATGATCTACGCGGAGATACATCCAAGCATCACCATCATCACTTAATCTGTGTTCAATGCGGAAGTATGGATGAAATACGTGAAGACTGGCTTGGACCGCTTGAAGAGCGACTGGAGCGGGAATTTAACTTTTCGGTAGTAGATCACCGACTGGATTTCCATGGAATTTGTTACCGTTGCAAAGCTAAAAATGACCAGAAGCCCAAAGATGAAGAATAA
- a CDS encoding DUF4227 family protein yields MIISLRRGLRFIRFIVFFAALVYLFYHVLDLFNGWISPVDQYQMPTGNAVKVFQETVWPSNGEGRPTMAERLRLFYWYGE; encoded by the coding sequence ATGATTATATCGCTGCGGAGAGGACTCCGTTTTATTCGATTTATTGTATTTTTTGCTGCATTAGTTTATCTGTTCTATCATGTCCTGGATTTGTTCAACGGATGGATCTCACCTGTGGACCAATATCAGATGCCAACAGGAAATGCGGTTAAAGTATTTCAGGAAACGGTATGGCCAAGTAACGGGGAAGGACGTCCTACGATGGCAGAGCGTCTCCGTTTATTCTATTGGTACGGAGAGTAG
- a CDS encoding tyrosine recombinase has product MKQTIHAYALYLEEDKGMSSSTLESYLRDVDKFIEFADKEYGIREAEQVRRTHVILFIGQLKQAGRANATIARSVVSLRSYFHFLMRRGDILQDPTFDVEAPKADKTPPQVLTIQEIELLLASPDTHSPQGVRDRAMLELLYATGIRVSELIALDVRDVQPGMRFIRCGGAGKERILPIGAPAAEWASVYVNEYRNRLIKNETDEQALFVNVSGRRLTRQGFWKLLKKAAMDAGISGEITPHTLRHSFAAHLIASGADTRAVQDMLGHVEQPGQQYGHHGRKTMKEIYESHHPRAK; this is encoded by the coding sequence ATGAAGCAGACGATACACGCCTATGCCTTATACTTGGAAGAGGATAAAGGGATGTCGAGCAGCACGCTGGAATCGTATCTTCGGGACGTGGACAAGTTCATCGAATTTGCGGATAAAGAATACGGTATCCGGGAAGCGGAGCAGGTGCGCCGGACGCATGTTATCCTGTTTATAGGCCAGCTGAAACAGGCAGGACGTGCGAATGCAACCATTGCCCGCAGCGTCGTATCCCTGCGCTCCTATTTTCATTTTTTGATGCGGCGTGGTGACATATTACAGGACCCTACGTTTGATGTGGAGGCTCCAAAAGCAGACAAGACACCGCCGCAGGTGTTAACCATCCAAGAGATCGAGTTACTGCTCGCGTCCCCTGATACTCATTCACCGCAAGGGGTGCGTGACCGGGCCATGCTGGAATTATTGTATGCGACAGGCATTCGTGTATCCGAACTGATTGCACTGGATGTGCGGGACGTACAGCCAGGCATGCGCTTTATTCGCTGTGGAGGTGCTGGTAAAGAACGAATTTTGCCAATCGGTGCACCAGCAGCAGAGTGGGCAAGTGTTTATGTGAATGAGTACCGCAATCGGCTAATCAAAAATGAGACGGACGAGCAGGCTCTCTTTGTCAACGTGTCTGGTAGACGATTAACCCGGCAGGGCTTCTGGAAGCTGCTCAAAAAAGCAGCGATGGATGCGGGAATCTCGGGTGAAATCACACCACATACGCTGCGTCATTCCTTTGCGGCTCACCTGATTGCCAGTGGGGCAGATACGCGTGCGGTGCAGGACATGCTCGGTCATGTGGAGCAACCTGGGCAACAGTATGGGCATCATGGCCGCAAAACGATGAAAGAGATTTATGAATCTCATCATCCGCGGGCAAAATAG
- a CDS encoding purine-nucleoside phosphorylase, with protein MTALNQQMILEAASYIQSKSTIKPEVGLILGSGLGILAELIEDGVSIAYQDIPHFPVSTVEGHEGELLVGTIKGRPVVMMKGRFHMYEGYGPELTAFPVRVMKELGVTSLLVTNAAGGVNTSYEAGDLMLISDHLNLTGKNPLIGPNDSALGVRFPDLSEAYSRRLRALAKDTAASQGFDVREGVYAGMLGPNYETPAEIVMLRTLGADAVGMSTVSEVIVARHAGLEVLGISCISNMAAGILDQPLSHDEVMETTERVRESFLALVLAVIPQM; from the coding sequence ATGACAGCATTAAACCAACAGATGATTTTGGAAGCGGCATCTTATATCCAAAGCAAAAGTACGATTAAACCGGAAGTCGGTTTGATTTTAGGTTCAGGACTTGGCATTTTGGCAGAATTGATTGAAGATGGCGTCAGCATCGCTTATCAGGATATTCCGCATTTTCCGGTGTCCACAGTAGAGGGACATGAAGGTGAATTGCTGGTGGGAACCATCAAAGGCCGTCCGGTCGTGATGATGAAGGGTCGTTTCCACATGTACGAAGGATATGGTCCTGAACTTACTGCCTTCCCGGTGCGAGTTATGAAAGAATTGGGTGTAACTTCCTTGCTCGTAACGAACGCTGCAGGTGGAGTGAATACCTCATATGAAGCTGGTGACCTGATGCTGATCTCGGATCATCTGAATCTCACAGGCAAGAATCCGTTAATCGGACCGAATGACTCCGCACTGGGAGTTCGCTTCCCGGATCTGTCCGAAGCATACAGCCGTCGTCTGCGTGCGCTGGCGAAGGATACAGCCGCGTCACAAGGTTTTGATGTACGTGAAGGTGTATACGCAGGTATGCTCGGTCCAAACTACGAGACACCGGCTGAGATCGTGATGCTGCGTACGCTGGGTGCGGATGCTGTCGGCATGTCTACCGTTTCTGAGGTTATCGTAGCACGCCACGCCGGCCTGGAAGTACTCGGTATCTCTTGTATCAGCAACATGGCTGCCGGCATTCTGGACCAGCCGTTGTCCCATGATGAGGTAATGGAGACGACAGAGCGTGTTCGTGAATCGTTCCTGGCCCTTGTACTGGCTGTTATTCCACAAATGTAA